In Peromyscus maniculatus bairdii isolate BWxNUB_F1_BW_parent chromosome 21, HU_Pman_BW_mat_3.1, whole genome shotgun sequence, one DNA window encodes the following:
- the LOC102918447 gene encoding large ribosomal subunit protein uL2m, with translation MALYALTSALRSLSLASPAVTARLPTLLPAAQILSNVLQRPAALVLPSRRPVHMSVDLHAKFVSWKSRTKYTVKPVKMRKSGGRDHTGRIRVHGIGGGHKQNYRMIDFLRFRPQKETQPEPFEEKVVTVRYDPCRSADIALVAGGSRKRWIIATENMKAGDTILNSNHIGRMAVAAKEGDAHPLGALPVGTLINNVESEPGRGAQYIRAAGTCGVLLRKVNGTAIIQLPSKRQMQVLETCTATVGRVSNVNHNQRVIGKAGRNRWLGKRPDSGLWHRKGGWAGRKIRPLPPMKSYVKLPSVAAQS, from the coding sequence ATGGCCCTGTACGCACTCACCAGTGCTCTGCGCTCTCTGAGCCTGGCATCCCCGGCCGTTACTGCCCGGCTTCCGACTCTGCTCCCTGCCGCCCAGATACTCAGCAATGTTCTTCAGCGGCCCGCTGCCTTGGTGCTGCCTTCTCGCCGCCCAGTGCACATGTCTGTGGACCTTCATGCCAAGTTTGTGTCCTGGAAGAGTCGTACCAAGTACACAGTTAAACCAGTGAAAATGAGGAAGTCTGGGGGCCGAGACCATACAGGCCGCATCCGAGTACATGGTATTGGTGGGGGCCACAAGCAAAATTATAGAATGATTGACTTTCTACGGTTCCGGCCTCAGAAGGAAACCCAGCCAGAACCCTTTGAGGAGAAGGTTGTCACAGTCCGCTATGATCCATGTAGGTCTGCAGACATAGCTCTGGTTGCTGGGGGCAGCCGGAAGCGTTGGATCATTGCCACAGAAAACATGAAGGCAGGAGATACAATCCTGAACTCTAACCATATAGGCAGGATGGCAGTGGCTGCTAAGGAAGGGGATGCACACCCTCTCGGGGCCTTGCCTGTGGGGACCCTCATCAACAACGTGGAGAGTGAGCCTGGCCGAGGGGCCCAGTATATCCGAGCTGCAGGGACATGTGGCGTGCTGCTTCGGAAGGTGAATGGAACAGCCATTATCCAGCTGCCCTCtaagaggcagatgcaggtgctGGAGACGTGCACTGCAACCGTAGGCCGGGTTTCCAACGTTAATCATAACCAGCGGGTCATCGGCAAGGCAGGACGGAACCGCTGGCTGGGCAAGAGGCCTGATAGCGGGCTGTGGCACCGCAAGGGAGGTTGGGCGGGCCGGAAGATTCGGCCACTGCCCCCCATGAAGAGTTACGTGAAGCTGCCCTCTGTTGCTGCCCAAAGCTGA